A part of Oncorhynchus keta strain PuntledgeMale-10-30-2019 unplaced genomic scaffold, Oket_V2 Un_contig_1556_pilon_pilon, whole genome shotgun sequence genomic DNA contains:
- the LOC127919039 gene encoding hairy/enhancer-of-split related with YRPW motif protein 1-like → MTTGTSGLPSGAVAPQIIEKRRRDRINNSLTDLRRLVPSAFEKQGSSKLEKAEMLRITVDHLKMIHAASGQGYLEAHALAKNYRNLGFRECLSETARYLSIMEGWNSVDPLRVRLVSHLNNYASQRDIHTGLTGHPGQLAWGSALRTPSAHLPHPLLPLPQGRTLAPHSTSSPPSSCSISSSSSMSSPCSTDTSVTSRLSVTAPSEALRVPPNDNLPLGLALSVSASKLSQPPPLLSSLSAFSFTTFPLVSPAALNSSGSSTALRNQPYRPWGTEIGAF, encoded by the exons ATGACTACTGGGACCAGTGGTCTGCCCAGTGGTGCTGTTGCT CCACAGATTATTGAGAAACGGCGACGTGACCGAATCAACAACAGCCTGACTGATCTCAGAAGACTTGTGCCAAGTGCGTTTGAGAAGCAG GGATCGTCAAAATTGGAAAAAGCTGAAATGTTGCGGATTACTGTGGATCATTTGAAGATGATACATGCTGCCAGTGGACAAG GGTATTTAGAAGCCCACGCCCTGGCCAAGAACTACCGCAACCTGGGCTTCAGGGAGTGTCTGTCAGAGACGGCCCGCTACCTAAGCATCATGGAGGGCTGGAACAGTGTCGACCCACTCCGCGTACGCCTGGTCTCTCACCTCAACAACTACGCCTCTCAGAGAGACATCCACACTGGATTGACTGGACACCCTGGACAACTAGCCTGGGGCTCCGCTTTGAGGACACCCTCTGCCCACCTGCCACACCCCCTCTTACCACTCCCCCAGGGACGGACACTAGCCCCCCACAGTACCAGCAGCCCaccctcctcctgctccatctcctcctcctcctccatgtcatCCCCCTGTTCAACTGATACCTCAGTGACCTCCAGACTCAGCGTGACGGCCCCCTCAGAGGCACTCAGGGTGCCCCCCAATGACAATCTACCCCTGGGGCTGGCCCTGTCAGTCTCAGCCTCCAAGCTCTCCcaaccaccacccctcctctcctccctgtctgccttCTCCTTCACTACTTTTCCCCTAGTGTCCCCGGCAGCCCTCAATTCATCAGGCTCCTCCACAGCCCTGAGAAATCAGCCTTACAGGCCCTGGGGGACCGAGATCGGGGCCTTCTGA
- the fabp4b gene encoding fatty acid binding protein 4b isoform X4, giving the protein MVEAFVGTWKMTSSENFDEYMKAIGVGFATRQMGNLAKPNLQFSIEDGVISMKSQSTFKTTEAKFKLNEEFDEMTADDRKTKTLMTFENGKLVQKQTWDGKTTTLERELQDGKLIAKCVMDDVVALRTYEKEV; this is encoded by the exons ATGGTCGAGGCATTCGTTGGAACTTGGAAGATGACTTCCAGCGAGAATTTTGATGAATATATGAAGGCAATAG GTGTGGGTTTTGCTACTCGGCAGATGGGGAATCTGGCGAAGCCCAATTTGCAGTTCAGCATCGAAGATGGTGTAATATCAATGAAATCCCAGAGCACTTTCAAAACCACAGAGGCCAAGTTTAAATTGAATGAAGAATTCGACGAGATGACTGCAGATGACAGGAAAACCAAG ACTCTGATGACCTTTGAAAACGGAAAACTGGTGCAGAAACAGACTTGGGACGGCAAGACTACCACGCTCGAGCGGGAGTTGCAAGATGGAAAATTGATTGCG AAATGTGTAATGGATGATGTGGTGGCACTGAGGACCTATGAGAAAGAGGTGTGA
- the fabp4b gene encoding fatty acid binding protein 4b isoform X5 yields the protein MVEAFVGTWKMTSSENFDEYMKAIGVGFATRQMGNMAKPNLLFSIDDGVISMKSQSTFKTTEAKFKLNEEFDEMTADDRKTKTLMTFENGKLVQKQTWDGKTTTLERELQDGKLIAKCVMDDVVALRTYEKEV from the exons ATGGTCGAGGCATTCGTTGGAACTTGGAAGATGACTTCCAGCGAGAATTTTGATGAATATATGAAGGCAATAG GTGTGGGTTTTGCTACTCGGCAGATGGGGAATATGGCGAAGCCCAATTTGCTGTTCAGCATCGACGACGGTGTAATATCAATGAAATCCCAGAGCACTTTCAAAACCACAGAGGCCAAGTTTAAATTGAATGAAGAATTCGACGAGATGACTGCAGATGACAGGAAAACCAAG ACTCTGATGACCTTTGAAAACGGAAAACTGGTGCAGAAACAGACTTGGGACGGCAAGACTACCACGCTCGAGCGGGAGTTGCAAGATGGAAAATTGATTGCG AAATGTGTAATGGATGATGTGGTGGCACTGAGGACCTATGAGAAAGAGGTGTGA
- the fabp4b gene encoding fatty acid binding protein 4b isoform X7, translated as MVEAFVGTWKMTSSENFDEYMKAIGVGFATRQMGNLAKPNLQFSIDDGVISMKSQSTFKTTEAKFKLNEEFDEMTADDRKTKTLMTFENGKLVQKQTWDGKTTTLERELQDGKLIAKCVMDDVVALRTYEKEV; from the exons ATGGTCGAGGCATTCGTTGGAACTTGGAAGATGACTTCCAGCGAGAATTTTGATGAATATATGAAGGCAATAG GTGTGGGTTTTGCTACTCGGCAGATGGGGAATCTGGCGAAGCCCAATTTGCAGTTCAGCATCGACGACGGTGTAATATCAATGAAATCCCAGAGCACTTTCAAAACCACAGAGGCCAAGTTTAAATTGAATGAAGAATTCGACGAGATGACTGCAGATGACAGGAAAACCAAG ACTCTGATGACCTTTGAAAACGGAAAACTGGTGCAGAAACAAACTTGGGACGGCAAGACTACCACGCTCGAGCGGGAGTTGCAAGATGGAAAATTGATTGCG AAATGTGTAATGGATGATGTGGTGGCACTGAGGACCTATGAGAAAGAGGTGTGA
- the LOC118378440 gene encoding protein FAM8A1-like, producing the protein MADVENTNRQVDKKNMSFNIREKLDIGENMPKLRHQDTSESGKGTVETRTTSEYCEKLQGWMWQYYTAYVNWQSWLAVSASPYFAPQPMQPLTAPVWPADFPNFDAQNWYNNPFGLPLSTYPTAIPAAGIPPGETAGSGAVSTSVPAQQPQQNGNAQRPGREYSIPSPLQRFMAEMVDFFILFFIKATIILSIMHLSGMKDISKFAMHFIVEEIDEDTSMEELQKMMLVALVYRILVCFYEIVCIWGAGGATPGKFLIGLRVISCDSSILVQPNRVLVVPATNVTLSASTVRAMNKNFSIAFLFPAFITVFFFQHNRTVYDMVAGTIVVKRTGAR; encoded by the exons ATGGCTGATGTGGAGAACACAAACAGACAAGTCGATAAGAAAAACATGTCTTTTAATATTAGAGAGAAGCTAGATATCGGCGAAAATATGCCAAAATTACGTCATCAAGACACTTCGGAAAGTGGAAAGGGCACTGTCGAAACACGTACAACCTCGGAGTACTGTGAAAAGTTGCAGGGGTGGATGTGGCAGTACTACACGGCATATGTGAACTGGCAAAGTTGGCTGGCAGTGTCTGCTTCTCCGTATTTTGCACCGCAACCAATGCAACCACTCACTGCACCCGTCTGGCCAGCGGATTTCCCTAATTTTGATGCCCAGAACTGGTACAATAATCCATTTGGACTCCCCTTATCGACGTATCCAACCGCCATCCCCGCGGCTGGGATTCCGCCTGGGGAAACGGCTGGGAGTGGTGCTGTGTCCACTTCAGTACCAGCGCAACAACCACAACAGAACGGCAATGCACAACGGCCAG GTCGAGAATACAGtattccctctcctcttcaaaGGTTCATGGCTGAAATGGTGGATTTCTTCATTCTGTTCTTCATCAAAGCAACTATTATTCTCAGCATCATGCATCTGAGTGGGATGAA gGACATTTCCAAGTTCGCCATGCATTTCATCGTGGAGGAAATAGATGAAGACACGTCCATGGAAGAACTCCAGAAGATGATGCTGGTCGCCCTGGTCTACCGGATATTAGTGTGTTTCTATGAG ATTGTGTGTATCTGGGGAGCAGGGGGCGCCACTCCAGGGAAGTTTCTCATTGGTCTCAGAGTGATCAGCTGTGATTCCTCCATCCTGGTTCAACCCAACCGGGTCCTCGTGGTGCCTGCCACTAACGTCACTCTCTCTGC ATCGACAGTCCGAGCCATGAACAAAAACTTCTCCATTGCCTTCTTGTTCCCAGCCTTCATCACGGTCTTCTTCTTCCAACACAACAGGACTGTGTATGACATGGTGGCTGGCACTATCGTTGTCAAGCGCACCGGAGCCAGATGA
- the fabp4b gene encoding fatty acid binding protein 4b isoform X1, whose protein sequence is MVEAFVGTWKMTSSENFDEYMKAIGVGFATRQMGNMAKPNLLFSIDDGVISMKSQSTFKTTEAKFKLNEEFDEMTADDRKTKTLMTFENGKLVQKQTWDGKTTTLERELQDGKLIAKCVMDDVVALRTYEKEV, encoded by the exons ATGGTCGAGGCATTCGTTGGAACTTGGAAAATGACTTCCAGCGAGAATTTTGATGAATATATGAAGGCAATAG GTGTGGGTTTTGCTACTCGGCAGATGGGGAATATGGCGAAGCCCAATTTGCTGTTCAGCATCGACGACGGTGTAATATCAATGAAATCCCAGAGCACTTTCAAAACCACAGAGGCCAAGTTTAAATTGAATGAAGAATTCGACGAGATGACTGCAGATGACAGGAAAACCAAG ACTCTGATGACCTTTGAAAACGGAAAACTGGTGCAGAAACAGACTTGGGACGGCAAGACTACCACGCTCGAGCGGGAGTTGCAAGATGGAAAATTGATTGCG AAATGTGTAATGGATGATGTGGTGGCACTGAGGACCTATGAGAAAGAGGTGTGA